In Larimichthys crocea isolate SSNF chromosome VII, L_crocea_2.0, whole genome shotgun sequence, the genomic stretch CTGTAATGAACGTCTTGTCCTGGGTACTTTATCTTGGGGTACATCGACCGCCTGGCATTGCCTCCAGCCCCCTGTGAGCCTGAGGATAAGAGTTTATGGAAAACGGATGATGGAGAGTCAGACATGTCAGACATGACATACACATATAACAAATATAGAAATGCTAATTTCTTGAGCAAatcttccttttccttttaaaaCTATACATTACATAAATGCTGTCTGTAGCATAAAAATCCATATTTTTTATCTTGGTTATACTCACCAAACTCAGCGTTAGTTGCCATTTCAGTTAAGTTATCCTTTACTGATCTCAATGGGGAAATGTATCTGCTTTTCTGTGTTAAGCAGCACACAGAGACCACTATAAGCCTTGATTTAACCAAACATACATGTGTTTGGAGAACGTGCAAATATCAGTTCAAAGACTAATTATTGATCTGAATTCATCCCCCAATCAGTCCAGGGTTGTGGAAAGAAGAGTCTGCGGCGGACGCTGCAGACTCGGGGATCAGTACCAGAGTGGAAAGCGATGACCATCGACAGGACAGTGACAGCGAGACAGAAGTGGCTCAATCAcacagtgagaagaagaagaaaagagaagaagagagaggagaaagggggcAACAGGGTGATGGGAGAGCAGGAAGAGAAGGCGGCGACTTAGACGAGACGGTTGAGGAGGAGTTGTaacaaagaagaggaagaaagacaaCAAACTGGTGAGTAATGACCGGTTAAAAGTTAACATTTCGTTTACATGTTAGAGAAGTATTAATGGATTCAGAACAatgtgttctctctttttttaaaggggcCCCGAAGGTGAAAAACCCATCTGTGAGCAACAGAGTGCAGAAATGACAAAGTCtgcaaatgaattaaataaccAAGAGATACGGAACAACTGAAAACGACAacgaaacaagaaaaaaaaaccagagataaaaccagaaaatacaggaaaaaaaaatgaaaaacaaaggaaGATGCAAATAAACAGAGTACAGATGAGCCCGAGGGAAAGTAAATGAAGCAGAATCCAGCGAAAACACAAGCCAAAGGAGGAAGACAAAACTGatttacataaaacaataaGAGTGACAATCAGTGAGACCCAGcgaagagaaaagaacaaaaagcaagaaaaggacaaagactgaagaggacactGATATATCGtgtccaacacaaacacagacactcaaGGAGAAACAAACTAAAGGCGCCAAAGTCGAAAAATCTTCTTCTAATGGATCCGAACAGAAAGCAGAGGAACCTGAAGTGGGACATCACCGCCGATCACAGCGCTACCTACGAAAGACCAAAACCTTGAACTGAGCAAAGATGAGAGTCTGAAAGAAGAGAAGCTCCGGAAAGCTCCACAGACCGGAACCATCGGCCGACAGGAGACTCCGGCGGAGACTAAAGAGGAGCCGGCGGCAAAACGAAGAAGGAGAGTGAAACAGGACCGCTCTGCCTCCCTCAGGTCCCGCATGGAGCAGCGCCTGGATTCGGCTCGTTTCCGCTACATTAACGAAGTTTTGTACAGCACGTCGAGCGGCGAGGCGAAGCGCATGTTCAAGCAGGACCCACAGGCCTTTGGGATCTACCACAGAGGATACACGGCTCAGGTCCAGAGGTGGCCTGCCAATCCCGTGGATGGGATCATCTACTACATCCAACAGAAGTGAGAAATTATAGctcatgttaaatattatattagGCTTCAGGATTTGTAAATTGGGCCTTGAAGTCCTCTTACTCTTTCAACTGCATCTCAAGATCTTCTTCAGCAAATGGTGCTGGCTCAAGTCCTCATGTGATCTAAGAGtagaattttaaattttttcaAGTTTCTTTAGTCCTTtatgacaataaactgaatgtttttgggttgttgaccaaacaactaattaaaattaaattgagaaaatgattgattgataaaGAAGATAGTTGTTAGTTGCAGCCTACCCTGAACAAGAACTCAAAGTCTCACACTGAGCCTGTCTCCTCGCTGAAGAAAACCGTTAGGATGTGTTTGAAAGCTACAAAAATCAAATAACCTGTCATTATTTTGAGATTAGAATGTCTGAAATAACTGCTTTGTAATCACAAAGGTTCAGACTTCAACCATTGAAcgttcaaacacacaacaaattaCAAGGATGATTAGTCATAAAACTCATAGACTCACTCACTGAATTAGATTCTTTCTTGTTGGATGAGATTGTGTCTGATTTCAGCTCATCGTCTGTCTGACTCTgcacattttaaacagaaaGTGTGGAGACTCCCTTGGCTCAGGCGCACTGAAGTCAGATCTTTGCGTTGATCAATACGGTATAATAAAATGCTCAGTTAAACATCCGATTAACGTCAGCCTGAACTTCTCTTCACACCTCCACAGTAAAACATCCTCCGGGTTTCTCTTTCAGGCAGATAGCTGTGCTGTTTTAGCTGGACTTCAGAACATTTTTCACAGATCATAAATGCAGGAGATAACTCTGCCCGTGGGGTTTAATTAATGCTTTTTTTGCTGCTGGAGAAGATGCTGTTTAAACCATAATGCCACAGGTGGTTTCATGATTCCTTGACAGCTACAGCTGAGCAACAACATTTTTCATATCGGACAAAGTTTGAGGCTGGCAGAGCAAAGTTCTCTTGTAAAACCCTCCAGAACAACATTGCAGACCTTTTCTAAAGTATTCCTGTGAGTTCTTCTGTTCATTTCTAGATTGTAacatttgtgtcatttatttcagACCTCCCTCTCTCGGGGTTGCAGACTTCGGTTGCGGCGGACTGTAAAATAGCGCGCAGCGTGAAGAACAAAGTTCACAGCTTCGACCTGGCCGCTGCCTGCGAGCTCGTGACAGTCTGTGACAGGCCGACGTGAGTGTGTTCCGTTCCTGTCTGCTAATTCATGTCCAGTCTGTGTGACTGTTTGaaaatcacaacacacaccctcccTCTGCGTGCAGGTCCCGCGCGTGGACGGCTCGGTGGACATCGCTGTGTTCTGCCTTTCTCTCATGGGAACCAACCGGCAGATTTCCTAGCAAGAGGCCAATCGTGTCTTTAAGATGGGGTAAAAACATGTAACACTGACACAGCGAAGACGTCTGTACTATAAGAGATGTCTGTCTAACTgttattattcttattgttaTAGGGGCGTCCTTAAAAAATAGCAGAAGTGGCGAGTAGGTTTGAAAACGTGCGGAGCTTCGTCACTGCGTTGGCTAATTCTGGGATTCAAGATGGTGTCCAAGGTGAGGCAACAAACCACGATGATGAGAAACACATGAGTTAGAGCACTCAGATTGTCAGTTGCTCGAAGAGGAGGTTaggcagcaggcagcagcatcTCGTGTGGCTGTGTGGGCTGTGGGCAGGAAAacctcagacagaaaacaatattCAGTAAACAGTTTTATTGTTGGGTGCAGAGAGACTTTGTTCAATGTATTAAAAGTAGATGAAGAGCTCAGAATAAGAGTTTAACCGCACAAGGCTGTAGAGAGGTTACTAAAGTTAGCCTGTATATAAGACATCTCTGCCCAGTGACTCGCTgcatgtttatctttttttcaggACACCGAGAACACTCATTTCTACGCCTTGAATAGTGAAGACGGGAAACGCTCCAGAAAATCTGAAGAAATTTGGACTGCAGCTGAAGCCGTGTTGTCTACAAGAAAGATGAATTTCTGCTCATTCAAGCTGTCTCCAGCAGTACTTGTCATTTTTATCCAAATGATTTGGTTGGATTGCTACAGTTTCGaagcctctgtttttttttgtttttaatctgtacaTTTTCACGTAATACAGGACTGATTATGTTAATCAATTCCTAAGTGCATGCAGGTTCCTTCCGTTGGCCCTGGTTTCAgagatcagtgaaaaaaaaaatacacatttgtttttataggAAAGGTTATGTGAATGTTCAATCCTCCTGTTGTAAAagggagaaaacaaaatatacattttaagtATTCTCAGGAGCACCAACACTTGTGATTATATTCTATTTGTTGTAAATTACAGCGCTATTCTTTGGCTCTCAAACGCTGAAAGTTCCtgaaaatgtcttattttaattaaaatgaaaaaatcactTTTAGAGGCACAAACCTTAAAGAAAACTTGACTGATCTGCAGTCGTGACTGAAACTGCTGCTCTCTCAGTTTGTGTTGCGATCATTTGCCACAAGAGGGGGCAGAACACTGCAGCATGATGTGGGCGGACGAGCCGAGACGAGTGTGTCTGCATCTAGTCATAACAGTGTGAGAATATATTATAGATTTACTCCTGTTGTTAAGCAGATGGTCCCCCTCGCCAAGTTAGTCGACCGCAAACATCACAAGGCAGATGGCGTGGAGCTAAAGTCACAGCCCGAGTCTGTCACTCATCTCTACTATAtctggaaatgtgtttgtggtgtcaaatgaaacaaaactaaataattATATTGATGATTTTATTGAAAAGTTCCAGAAATACAATGTGCATACAGTACAAACTTCAAGTAAGAGAAAAAGTGTTTAGAAATCATAATGCAAATCAAAAGAACACCACGTCTAATGCTGAGctcaaaataccaaaaaaacaatctcaaaCAAGCTGCAGCTCCAGTAAAGCCTTCTATATTTGTGCGTTAAAGCTGAACGTGAACTCTgcaaagcatcttttttttgtcttcacacTGTACTCTTGACGTCAATAACGATGGAGTAACTGATCGCTGAGGCCAACTCCTTGTCGCCTTCTCTCGTCAGAGTGGCTGCTTCACCTGAGGAGAGCCAGGCTCCTGCATCAGAGCTGTCAGCGGAGAGAAGACGCCTGCTTGgataaaagagagaagaaagaacatACAGAGTCTTCATTTTGGTTTGTTGGCagaaaaaacaggatttatgaATTAACTTGCCTAATAACTGAGTAGTCTCACCTTATATGCTGCCCTGCTGTTCAAtttgctgcaaaaaaaacaacaaaagtgattttttttaggaACTTGTCAATGTCAAATAACGCACTAGATGGCACTGTGACTTAAcaactgaaacactgaatttgGTTCAAATGGACAACTGCAGTGTGAATGTGACAGGGAATATTAATGAGACGAGTGGTGACCGCGGGTCCCCATCATTGATCTCTGATGTCGGAAGCGAGCAGCTACTTGTACGTTACGACCTCGGTGAAATCAAACTCAATGAAGATCTGCTCTGTCAAAAAAGTGTCCCAGTCCTGGAGGGGATGGTGAacctgagggggggggggttcaccGATGTTAATCCAAATAGCTTTCCTCCCGGggagtcatgtttttttatacGCGGTTGAGCGCTGTGTGACTGACCTTCCCAAATAGCCTGACAGGGCCCCCTCCCACTGGAGCATGGGATAATGGGACGGGGAGGCTCTATCAACCAATGGCACCTTGACCAAATGTTCTGAccagagagaggaaggccaTTGAAATACCTTTCTGAACTACTCTCTTGCGCTGCATTGGCGGCTTCATTCACAGCGAGACCTGGATCTGATCCTGACAACATCTTTCAGAGAGTTAGATTTGGCAGTGAAAGTGGAAATTGCAAATTTCAACAGTCAGAAACATAAACAGTTCCAGGGTTTGTACAGTTGAGTAATCATTTTTTGTAAGTTCTTGGTGTTTTTTGTATGCCAAAATCTCTGCAGTAGTAGTATTCACTTGTAATTAAggatgtcaaataaatgtagtgaagtaaaaagtacaatataagTGGCATAAAAAGAGTAGTACCTCAGATTTGTACTTAAATACAgcaataaatgtatttacattctAACACTGTCCTCAGCTTTttcttaaacaataaaaacaactgaaatataatatattttgtctTCAGTACCAAGATtcaaatacaacacaacataactttaattagtttaattaattgattgaaGTTGTGAATGCTTGAGAAAATACATCTGCGGTTCTGAAATATCGAGCAATAATCAAAGtaacaatatatttaattacatGAATCTTAAGTCACCAAATGACGAAGAAGTCCTGAATGACTACATGTCCCATGAACCTCTGGTGCGCATACGTCACCCACACGCGCCTGTAGTTCTGTTTTGCTTCCTTCACGCACATGAGACAAACCAACGTGgcttctgacttttttttaaacggaGTTACACGTTAAATAACTAAAACAtcttcaaacaaacagtgaagcgACTCTTCGGTCCTGCTCACAGACCAACAGGTGAGTGCTGATCACAGGTAGCTCgttgaaagaggaagaagtgtCAGGGTTGGCTCTAATGTCCAGCTGTGGAGttacagatgtgtgtttgtgtttctcacagTCCTCCAGGTAACATGTTCAATGAGGATGAAGACTGGAATGACGAGCAGGACGCTCGAGCTCTGAGCGAGACTGTCTTCAACAGCAGCCACGCGACGAGCAGCAGCTCAGATGCCAAGGTGAGAAACACAGTTTAATGTCCTGCTGCATGAAGTGTTAATATCAGAGACACAGTCTGTCCATACATCTGTGATGGTGCATAAGTATTCCCATTTTATGCTGCTTCAGACTTagaaataatgatttatttcaattaataatttacttcactgcatttatttaaaccctagaacactaaggttaaaattagtaacaccatcactaaccaTCATCGGGTATATTTTACCCAGATAAAATACAGTTCTCATCAATTTATGttaaagtacaacactgtatgccaaagtgtagtactcttctttaatttcccaatatacaatatcacataaaataaaataaaaaagttaccacttttaaaaaggcagcaaaattattgaaaaatctgataatccttaacgagaaatgtcctaacaaaaaaaataatggagctgggaacttgttctttggtccacccattcctgggacatgtgagcctcgtctggtgaaggcacagtctttctgcatcactgacaactgTGGGAGACATAGACAAAAAATGGTACTCACTATCACTAACgttgggtgaaaatcacccgaacgcatgcctcttgaaaaaatcaaatcaaatcagattttatttgtatagcccaaagtcacaaagtacatttgcctcagggggctttacaatctgtacagggagtgacaccctctgtccttagaccctcggttcgagtgaggaaaaacttgcccacaaaaaaacctttaacagggaaaaaaggtggaagaaacctcaggaagagccacagaggagggatccctctgtGGGAccagacgtgcaatagatgtcacgtgtacagaagaaatcaacacaaactTATTGTAAAAAACCATcgatgggaggagggaaacaaacatcccattaatgacatcagtgagcagcctgaagctacccaaggacccatgcaactcagacagcagcaacacaatgaaaatcacatgacgagaattgtgtgggtgaaaatcacccgacATTAGTTTTCTAGGGTTAAGAGCCATAGTTACACgttttatattacatattaattacataattacCTTGTTTATacagtttgattcattgttACAGattaaagtgccaaaaacaaatgaagttaAAATTAGATCCACTCTGACCaagtacaacattaaaataccccttacatattaatatatattttatgggAGACTGCATGTTCTCCAAagaccatccatccatccattcgaTTACACTTACCCAGGGTCAGGTCTCGGtggcagcaacacattccagctcctcctgggagaTCCAGAGGCGTTCCCAgactagatgggctatgtagcCCCTCGAGCAGTTTCTGGGTCTGCCCTTTTTAGgttctcctcccagttggatgtgcctGCATGAATggatgtttgtctctatgtggcAGCCCTGTAATGAACGTCTTGTCCTGGGTACCTTATCTTGGGGTACATCGACCGCCTGGCATTGCCTCCAGCCCCCTGTGAGCCTGAGGATAAGAGGTTATGGAAAACGGATGGATGGAGAGTCAGACATGTCAGACATGACATACACACTATAACAAATATAGAAATGCTAATTTCTTGAGCAAATCTTCccttttccttttaaaaactATTAACATTACATAAATGCTGTCTGTAGCATAAAAATCCATATTTTTATCTTGGTTATACTCACCAAACTCAGCGTTAGTTTGCACATTTCAGTTAAGTTATCCTTTACTGATCTCAATGGGGAAATGaattctgcttttctgtgttaAGCAGCACACAGAGACCAACTATAAGCCTTGATTTAACCAAACATACATGTGTTTTGAGAACGTGCAAATATCAGTTCAAAGACTAATTATATGATCTGAATTCATCCCCCAATCAGTCCAGGGTTGTTGGAAAGAAGAGTCTGCTGCGGACGCTGCAGACTCTGGGATCAGTACCAGAGTGGAAAAGCGATGACCATCGACAGGACAGTGACAGCGAGACAGAAGTGGCTCCATCACacagtgagaagaagaaaaagaagaagaagaagaagaggaggaaaaggggaaaGCAAGCAGAGGTGATGGGAGAGCAGGAAGAGAACGGCGACTTAGACGAGACGGTTGAGGAGGAAGTTGTaacaaagaagatgaagaaagacaacAAATCTGGTGAGTAATGACCCGGTTAAAAGTTAACATTTCGTTTACATGTTAGAGAAGTATTTAATGGATTCAGAACAatgtgttctctctttttttaaaggggcCCCGAAGGTGAAAACCACATCTGTGAGCAAGACAGAGTGCGCAGAAATGACAAAGTCTGCAAAAGTGAATGTAAATAACCCAGAGAATACGGAACAACTGAGCAgacaacagtggaaaaacaaaatgaaaaacaaaaggaaatgtcaaaataaatacagagtACAGAATGAGCCCGAGGGGAAAGTAAATGAAGCAGAATCCGCAGAGAAACACAAGCCAAAGGAAGAAGACAAAACTGATTTACATAGCAACAATAAGAGTGACAAAATCAGTGAGACACCAGcgaagagaaaagaacaaaaagcaaagaaaaggacaaagactgaagaggacactGATATATCGtgtccaacacaaacacagacactcaaGGAGAAACAAACTAAAGGCGCCAAAGTCGAAAAATCTTCTTCTAATGGATCCGAACAGAAAGCAGAGGAACCTGAAGTGGACATCACCGACGATCATCAGCAGCTACCTACGAAAAGACCGAAACCTGAACTGAGCAAAGACGAGAGTCTGAAAAGAGAGAAGCTCCAGAAAATGCTCCACAGACCGGAACCATCGGGCCGACAGGAGACTCCTGCGGAGACTAAAGAGGAGCCGGCGGCACCAGAAGAAGAGGTGAAACAGGACCGCTCTGCCTCCCTCAGGTCCCGCATGGAGCAGCGCCTGGATTCGGCTCGTTTCCGCTACATTAACGAAGTTTTGTACAGCACGTCGAGCGGCGAGGCGAAGCGCATGTTCAAGCAGGACCCACAGGCCTTTGGGATCTACCACAGAGGATACACGGCTCAGGTCCAGAGGTGGCCTGCCAATCCCGTGGATGGGATCATCTACTACATCCAACAGAAGTGAGAAATTATAGctcatgttaaatattatattagGCTTCAGGATTTGTAATTTGGGCCTTTAAGTCTTACTCTTTCAACTGCATCTCAAGGTCGTCTTCAGCAAATGGTGCTGGCTCAAGTCCTCGTGTGATCTAAGAgtaaaattttacattttttcaagtTTCTTTAGTCCTTTATGGCaataaactgaatgtttttgggttgtggaccaaacaactaattgaattaaattgaaaaaatgaTAGATagttgttagttgcagccctaccCTGAACAAGAACTCAAAGTCTCACACTGAGCCGTCTCCTCTCGCTGAAGAAAACCGTAGGATGTGTTGAAAGCTACAAAAATCAAATAACCTGTCATTATTTTGAGATTAGAATGTCTGAAATAACTGCTTTGTAATCACAAAGGTTCAGACTTCAACCATTGAAcgttcaaacacacaacaaattaCAAGGATGATTAGTCATAAAACTCACTCACTGAATTAGATTCTTTCTTGTTGGCTGAGATTGCGTCTGATTTCAGCTCATCGTCTGTGTGACtcacattttaaacagaaaGTGTGGAGACTCCTTTGGCTCAGGCGCACTGAAGTCAGATCTTTGCGTTGATCAATACGGTATAATAAAATGCTCAGTTACACACTCGATTAACGTCAGCCTGAACTTCTCTTCACACCTCCACAGTAAAACATCCTCCGGGTTTCTTCTTCAGGCAGATAGCTGTGCTGTTTTACTCTGCTGGAGACACTTTGTCAGCGAGGAGTAATGCAGGAGATAACTCTGCACCGTGGGTGTTTAATTAATGCTTTTTTTGGCTGCTGTGAGAAGATGCTGTTAAACCATTAATGTCCACAGGTGGATTTCATGATTTCCTTGACAgctaccagctgagctaaacacacattttttaatatcGGACAAAGTTTGAGGCTGCAGAGCAAAGTTCTTGGAAAACGCCTCCAGAACAACATTGTGCAGACCTTTTCTAAAGTATTCCTGTGAGATTAGTAACCCTGTGTTCTCCTGTTCATTTCTATGATTGTAacatttgtgtcatttatttcagACCTCCCTCTCTCGTGGTTGCAGACTTCGGTTGCGGCGACTGTAAAATAGCGCGCAGCGTGAAGAACAAAGTTCACAGCTTCGACCTGGCCGCTGCCTGCGAGCTCGTGACAGTCTGTGACATGGCTGACGTGAGTGTGTTCCTGTTCCTGTGTGCTAATTCATGtccagtctgtgtgtctgtttgaaaatcaaacacacactctccctctgcGTGCAGGTCCCGCTGCGTGACGGCTCCGTGGACATCGCTGTGTTCTGCCTTTCTCTCATGGGAACCAACCTGGCAGATTTCCTAGCAGAGGCCAATCGTGTCTTAAAGATGGGGTAAAACATGCAACGCTGACACAGCGAAGACGTTTGTACTTATAAGAGATGTCTGTCTAACTgttattattcttattgttaTAGGGGCGTCCTTAAAATAGCAGAAGTGGCGAGTAGGTTCGAAAACGTGCGGAGCTTCGTCACTGCGCTGGCTAATCTGGGATTCAAGATGGTGTCCAAGGTGAGGCAACAAACACGATGATGAGAAACACTGAGTTAGAGCACTCAGATTGTCAGTTTGCTCGAAGAGGAGGttagcagcaggcagcagcatcTCGTGTGGCTGTGGTGCTGTGGGCAGGAAAcctcagacagaaacaaatattCAGTAAACAGTTTTATTGTTGGGTGCAGAGAGACTTTGTTCAATGTATTAAAAGTAGATGAAGAGCTCAGAATAAGAGTTTAACCGCACAATGGCTGGTAGAGAGGTTACTAAAGTTAGCCTGTATATAAGACATCTGCCCAGTGACTCGCTGcatgtttatcttttttcttcAGGACACCGAGAACACTCATTTCTACGCCTTTGAATTAGTGAAGACGGGAAACGCTCCAGAAAATCTGAAGAAATTTGGACTGCAGCTGAAGCCGTGTGTCTACAAGAAAAGATGAATTTCTGCTCATTCAAGCTGTCTTCCAAGCAGTACTTGTACATTTTTATCCAAATGTATTTGGTTTGGATTGCTACAGTTCGAagcctctgttttgttttgttttttaatctgtacatTTTCACGTAATACAGGACTGATTATGTTCAATCAATATCCAAGTGCATGCAGGTTTCCTTCCGTTGGCCCTGGTTTCAGATGATCagtgaaataacacattttgtttttataggaAAGGTTATGTGAATGTTCAGATCCTCCTGttgtaaaagtgaaaaacaaaatatacatttttaagtaTTCTCAGGAGCACCAACACTTGTgattatattcatatttgttGTAAATTACAGCGATTCTTTGGCTCTAAACCTGAAAGTTCCtgaaaatgtcttatttttaattaaaatgaaaaaatcactttttagAGGCACAAACCTTAAAGAAAACTTGACTGATCTGCAGTCGTGACTGAAACCTGCTTCTCTCAGTTGTGTTGCGATCATTTGCCACAAGAGGGTGCAGCAACACTGCAGCATGATGTGGGCGGACGAGCCGAGGACGAGTGTGTCTGCATCTAGATCATATACAGTGTGagaatatatttatagatttacTCCTGTTGTTACAGCAGATGGTCCCTCGCCAAGTTAGTCGACCGCAAACATCACAAGGGCAGATGGCATGGAGCTAAAGTCACAGCCGAGTCTGTCACTCATCTCTACTATAtctggaaatgtgtttgtggtgtcaaatgaaacaaaactaaataattATATTGATGATTTTATTGAAAAGTTCCAGAAAATACAATGTGCATACAGTACAAACTTCAAGTAAGAGGAAAAAGTGTTTAGAAATCATTAATGCaaatcaaaaaagaaacaccacGTCTAATGCTGAGCtcaaaaatacacaacaatCTCAAACAATGCTGCAGCTCCAGTAAGCCTTCATATATTTGTGCGTTAAAGCTGAACGTGAACTCTgcaaagcatcttttttttgtcttcacacTGTACTCTTGACGTCAATAACGATGGAGTAACTGATCAGCTGAGCCAACTCCTTGTCGCCTTCTCTCGTCATGAGTGGCTGCTTCACCTGAGGAGAGCCAGGCTCCTGCATCAGAGCTGTCAGCGGAGAGAGAGACTCCTGCTTCTGGataacagagagaagaaagaaac encodes the following:
- the LOC104919842 gene encoding ribosomal RNA-processing protein 8 translates to MFNEDEDWNDEQDARALSETVFNSSHATSSSSDAKSRVVGKKSLLRTLQTLGSVPEWKSDDHRQDSDSETEVAPSHSEKKKKKKKKKRRKRGKQAEVMGEQEENGDLDETVEEEVVTKKMKKDNKSGAPKVKTTSVSKTECAEMTKSAKVNVNNPENTEQLSRQQWKNKMKNKRKCQNKYRVQNEPEGKVNEAESAEKHKPKEEDKTDLHSNNKSDKISETPAKRKEQKAKKRTKTEEDTDISCPTQTQTLKEKQTKGAKVEKSSSNGSEQKAEEPEVDITDDHQQLPTKRPKPELSKDESLKREKLQKMLHRPEPSGRQETPAETKEEPAAPEEEVKQDRSASLRSRMEQRLDSARFRYINEVLYSTSSGEAKRMFKQDPQAFGIYHRGYTAQVQRWPANPVDGIIYYIQQKPPSLVVADFGCGDCKIARSVKNKVHSFDLAAACELVTVCDMADVPLRDGSVDIAVFCLSLMGTNLADFLAEANRVLKMGGVLKIAEVASRFENVRSFVTALANLGFKMVSKDTENTHFYAFELVKTGNAPENLKKFGLQLKPCVYKKR
- the LOC113746077 gene encoding LOW QUALITY PROTEIN: ribosomal RNA-processing protein 8-like (The sequence of the model RefSeq protein was modified relative to this genomic sequence to represent the inferred CDS: deleted 1 base in 1 codon; substituted 1 base at 1 genomic stop codon) codes for the protein MFNEDEDWNDEQDARALSETVFNSSHATSSSSDAKPCNERLVLGTLSWGTSTAWHCLQPPVSLRIRVYGKRMMESQTSLPTKDQNLELSKDESLKEEKLRKAPQTGTIGRQETPAETKEEPAAKRRRRVKQDRSASLRSRMEQRLDSARFRYINEVLYSTSSGEAKRMFKQDPQAFGIYHRGYTAQVQRWPANPVDGIIYYIQQKPPSLGVADFGCGDCKIARSVKNKVHSFDLAAACELVTVCDRPTXVCSVPRVDGSVDIAVFCLSLMGTNRQIS